The Candidatus Eisenbacteria bacterium genome has a window encoding:
- a CDS encoding ABC transporter ATP-binding protein — MKRNGEPLIRLEGVRKIFVTDEVETHALSGVQLEIRAGEYLSIAGPSGSGKTTLLSILGLLDTPTEGTYALNGKNVSGLNELEQARVRNREIGFIFQAFNLIGDLTVYENVELPLAYRGTGAAERKKRVESALERVGMAHRVRHYPSQLSGGQQQRVAVARAISGTPSILLADEPTGNLDSKNGETVMELLRELHRGGTTICMVTHDPRYALYAERTVHMLDGQIVREETEPRAAELETHGFVVR, encoded by the coding sequence ATGAAGCGAAACGGCGAGCCGCTCATCCGGCTGGAAGGAGTTCGCAAGATCTTCGTGACCGACGAGGTCGAGACGCACGCCCTGTCGGGGGTGCAGCTCGAGATCCGCGCGGGGGAGTACCTCTCCATCGCGGGGCCGTCGGGCTCGGGGAAGACCACGCTCCTCTCGATCCTGGGGCTTCTCGACACGCCCACCGAGGGAACCTACGCGTTGAACGGGAAGAACGTCTCGGGGCTGAACGAGCTGGAGCAGGCGCGCGTGCGGAACCGCGAGATCGGATTCATCTTCCAGGCGTTCAACCTGATCGGCGACCTCACGGTGTACGAGAACGTGGAGCTACCGCTCGCCTATCGCGGGACCGGCGCCGCGGAGCGGAAGAAGCGTGTGGAGAGCGCCCTCGAGCGGGTCGGCATGGCGCACCGGGTGCGCCACTATCCGTCGCAGCTCTCGGGCGGGCAGCAGCAACGGGTCGCCGTGGCCCGCGCGATCTCGGGAACGCCTTCGATCCTCCTTGCGGACGAGCCCACGGGCAACCTGGATTCGAAGAACGGGGAGACCGTGATGGAGCTGTTGCGCGAGCTCCATCGGGGAGGCACCACGATCTGCATGGTCACGCACGATCCGCGGTACGCGCTCTATGCCGAGCGCACCGTCCACATGCTCGACGGGCAGATCGTACGCGAGGAGACCGAACCCAGGGCCGCCGAGCTCGAGACGCACGGATTCGTCGTCCGGTGA